A genome region from Euphorbia lathyris chromosome 4, ddEupLath1.1, whole genome shotgun sequence includes the following:
- the LOC136226876 gene encoding benzyl alcohol O-benzoyltransferase-like has product MIQAKSPTPLNFKVSRGTPELVTPGKPTPYEFKPLSDLENLDCFRVQIPGLMVYSHIPSKNGVDPVEVIRKAIAETLVFYYPFAGRLRESPSGKLVVECTGEGVLFTEADADVTLEQFGYPLTPPFPCLDQLLFDVPSSSQIFNSPLVLVQVTRLKCGSFIFGLRYNHTISDAAGLVQFMSAIGEMARGATSPSILPIWERHILNSTLNPQKLKPPVTKSGRDISDESSNDLKFPPEHELCYKAFFLSPAEISALKRRVPPHFRHCSSFEIVTASVWKCRVIAFQPNPKEETSLIWSVNLRSKLKLPSGFYGNAAFIQMSNSTAKEIIENPLSYTLQLVRNAKDKKINIEDYAETLANIKVNMISYNVSDWRYTGFEKVDFGWGEAVYGGPDYCGPIVGCHMPYKNKNGENGIMLPLCLPTQVMERFEKELNNMLKDQPFIGEADVVQSKL; this is encoded by the exons ATGATACAGGCAAAATCACCAACCCCTCTAAACTTCAAGGTTTCCAGGGGCACGCCAGAACTCGTGACTCCGGGGAAGCCGACCCCTTACGAGTTCAAGCCGCTATCCGATCTAGAAAACTTAGATTGTTTTAGAGTTCAAATTCCGGGTTTAATGGTTTATTCCCACATTCCATCTAAAAATGGTGTAGATCCTGTTGAGGTTATAAGAAAAGCAATTGCTGAAACACTTGTTTTTTACTATCCGTTTGCCGGTCGGCTTAGAGAAAGTCCGTCGGGAAAACTTGTCGTTGAATGCACCGGTGAAGGTGTTTTGTTTACTGAGGCTGATGCGGATGTTACTCTTGAACAATTCGGTTATCCACTTACACCTCCATTTCCGTGCTTGGATCAACTGCTTTTTGATGTCCCGAGTTCTAGTCAGATTTTTAACTCTCCTCTCGTGCTTGTTCag GTGACACGACTGAAGTGCGGAAGTTTTATTTTCGGTCTCCGTTACAACCACACCATAAGCGATGCTGCTGGTCTAGTTCAATTCATGTCTGCAATTGGAGAAATGGCAAGAGGAGCAACTTCCCCCTCTATTCTCCCAATCTGGGAAAGACACATCCTTAACTCCACATTGAATCCACAAAAACTCAAACCTCCGGTGACTAAATCTGGTAGAGATATCTCCGACGAAAGTAGTAACGATCTTAAATTTCCTCCTGAACACGAGCTTTGTTATAAAGCTTTCTTCTTAAGCCCCGCTGAAATCTCAGCTTTAAAGAGACGTGTGCCTCCTCATTTTCGTCATTGTTCTTCTTTTGAAATAGTAACGGCATCTGTTTGGAAGTGTCGTGTTATTGCATTTCAACCAAATCCTAAGGAAGAGACGAGTCTGATTTGGTCAGTTAATTTGCGCAGTAAGCTCAAGCTACCATCAGGTTTTTATGGAAATGCAGCTTTCATCCAAATGTCAAACTCAACTGCAAAGGAAATcatagagaatccattaagtTATACATTACAACTCGTAAGAAATGCTAAAGATAAAAAGATTAATATTGAAGATTATGCTGAAACCCTAGCAAATATAAAGGTAAATATGATTAGCTACAATGTGTCAGATTGGAGATATACGGGGTTTGAAAAGGTTGATTTTGGATGGGGTGAAGCTGTATATGGTGGACCTGATTACTGTGGGCCAATAGTTGGGTGTCATATGccgtacaaaaataaaaatggagaaaatgGGATAATGTTGCCACTTTGCTTGCCGACACAAGTAATGGAAAGATTTGAGAAGGAGCTAAACAATATGTTAAAAGACCAACCATTTATCGGAGAGGCAGATGTTGTTCAATCCAAGCTTTAA